The Candidatus Binatia bacterium genome includes a region encoding these proteins:
- the lipA gene encoding lipoyl synthase, with translation MSAVVAPSASTPWTLPGVPLATLRGRDGRALSCRWLGRVEFTEALALQERIVREHATVGDTLLLLEHDPVYTTGRGGRAEHLGLLAADDHGTQPPLVRINRGGDVTYHGPGQLVGYALVDLRARGGDVHRFLRDLEAGLIATARALGVEAVRWPGRTGIWVVDDALAGRPLDETHMLAGRARKLASIGIGVRRGVTMHGFALNVALDLTPFAAIVPCGLAGVRMTSIALETGRPVPALDAVAELAARHVGAALAGADAETGAEAAAPTDAAAERGSGRDLRVGRGTSTGDRMSASEATVRRRHPEWIRVRVPGGEGYARTRAIVAESGVATVCEEARCPNVAECWAHGTATFMLMGDTCTRNCGFCAVHHGRPQPLDPMEPYRLAHAVRKLGLTHVVVTSVDRDDLPDLGAGHFAAAARAIRKLVPDCQVEVLTPDFQGRRACVEEVAASPIAVYNHNLETVPRLYKRARAGARYERSLDVLRFARETRPDLLTKAGLMLGLGEEIDEVLAVLRDLRSVGCDIVTLGQYLQPSKKHLPVERYLEPREFEELGARARELGFRHVESGPLVRSSYHAWSHVPPAHT, from the coding sequence ATGAGCGCGGTCGTCGCACCGTCGGCGAGCACGCCCTGGACGCTACCGGGTGTGCCGCTCGCGACGCTCCGCGGACGCGACGGGCGCGCGCTCTCGTGCCGCTGGCTCGGGCGCGTCGAGTTCACGGAGGCGCTCGCGCTGCAGGAGCGCATCGTGCGAGAGCACGCGACGGTCGGCGACACCTTGCTGCTGCTCGAGCACGATCCGGTCTACACGACCGGGCGCGGCGGCCGCGCCGAGCACCTCGGGCTCCTCGCCGCGGACGATCACGGGACGCAGCCGCCGCTCGTGCGCATCAACCGCGGCGGCGACGTCACCTACCACGGCCCGGGACAGCTCGTCGGCTACGCGCTCGTCGACCTGCGCGCCCGCGGCGGCGACGTGCACCGCTTCCTGCGCGACCTCGAGGCGGGGCTGATCGCGACCGCGCGCGCGCTCGGCGTCGAGGCCGTGCGCTGGCCGGGACGCACCGGGATCTGGGTGGTCGACGACGCGCTCGCCGGACGTCCGCTCGACGAGACGCACATGCTCGCGGGTCGGGCGCGCAAGCTCGCCTCGATCGGCATCGGCGTGCGACGCGGCGTCACGATGCACGGCTTCGCGCTGAACGTCGCGCTCGATCTGACGCCGTTCGCGGCGATCGTGCCGTGCGGGCTCGCGGGCGTGCGCATGACGTCGATCGCGCTCGAGACGGGGAGGCCGGTCCCAGCGCTGGACGCCGTCGCGGAGCTGGCGGCGCGCCACGTCGGCGCGGCGCTCGCGGGCGCGGACGCCGAAACCGGCGCGGAAGCCGCCGCCCCGACCGACGCGGCCGCGGAGCGTGGCTCGGGCCGCGACTTGCGCGTCGGCCGCGGCACCAGCACAGGAGACCGAATGAGCGCGAGCGAGGCCACCGTCCGCCGCCGTCACCCCGAGTGGATTCGCGTCCGCGTCCCGGGGGGCGAGGGCTACGCCCGGACGCGCGCCATCGTCGCCGAGTCCGGGGTCGCGACGGTGTGCGAGGAAGCGCGCTGCCCGAACGTCGCCGAGTGCTGGGCGCACGGCACGGCGACCTTCATGCTGATGGGCGACACGTGCACGCGGAACTGCGGCTTCTGCGCGGTGCACCACGGCCGGCCGCAGCCGCTCGACCCGATGGAGCCGTACCGGCTGGCGCACGCCGTCCGGAAGCTCGGGCTCACGCACGTCGTGGTGACCTCGGTCGACCGTGACGACCTCCCGGATCTCGGGGCGGGACACTTCGCGGCGGCGGCGCGGGCGATCCGCAAGCTCGTCCCCGACTGCCAGGTCGAGGTCCTGACGCCGGACTTCCAGGGACGGCGCGCCTGCGTCGAGGAGGTCGCGGCGTCGCCGATCGCGGTCTACAACCACAACCTCGAGACCGTGCCGCGGCTGTACAAGCGGGCGCGCGCCGGGGCGAGGTACGAGCGCTCGCTCGACGTCCTGCGCTTCGCGCGCGAGACCCGTCCGGACCTGCTGACCAAGGCGGGCCTGATGCTCGGGCTCGGCGAGGAGATCGACGAGGTGCTCGCCGTGCTGCGCGACCTACGCTCGGTCGGCTGCGACATCGTCACGCTCGGCCAGTACCTGCAGCCGAGCAAGAAGCACCTGCCGGTCGAGCGCTACCTCGAGCCGCGCGAGTTCGAGGAGCTCGGCGCGCGGGCGCGCGAGCTCGGCTTCCGCCACGTCGAGTCGGGGCCGCTGGTGCGCAGCTCGTACCATGCGTGGTCGCACGTCCCGCCCGCGCATACGTAG
- a CDS encoding transketolase: MSSDSSSAPDYARLRSIARTMREHILEMIAAAGSGHPGGSLSAVEIVASLYFHKLRWKKGDPTWAERDRFVISKGHGVPVVYAALAVAGEIPVEELKTLRRLGSRLQGHPDHAGFPWMEAATGSLGQGLSIALGMALASRLDGSPFHVYALLGDGECQAGQVWEAAMAAGKYGVHELTAIVDYNKVQLDGLVKDILDLEPLRAKWESFGWNVLEIDGNDFEQVIPALDRATEVRGKPTVIVAHTIKGKGVSFMEGTHKWHGVAPNAEELARALAEVRGADGQGD; encoded by the coding sequence GTGTCTTCTGACTCGTCCTCGGCGCCGGACTACGCGAGGTTGCGCAGCATCGCGCGCACCATGCGCGAGCACATCCTCGAGATGATCGCCGCGGCGGGCTCCGGCCATCCCGGTGGCTCCCTGTCCGCGGTGGAGATCGTCGCCTCGCTCTACTTCCACAAGCTGCGCTGGAAGAAGGGGGACCCGACCTGGGCCGAGCGCGACCGCTTCGTGATCTCGAAGGGGCACGGCGTGCCGGTGGTGTACGCGGCGCTCGCGGTCGCGGGCGAGATCCCGGTCGAGGAGCTGAAGACGCTGCGCCGCCTCGGCAGCCGTCTGCAGGGACATCCCGACCACGCGGGCTTTCCGTGGATGGAGGCGGCGACCGGCTCGCTCGGCCAGGGCCTGTCGATCGCGCTCGGCATGGCGCTCGCGAGCCGGCTCGACGGCTCGCCGTTCCACGTCTACGCGCTGCTCGGCGACGGCGAGTGCCAGGCGGGTCAAGTCTGGGAGGCCGCGATGGCCGCCGGCAAGTACGGCGTCCACGAGCTCACCGCGATCGTCGACTACAACAAGGTGCAGCTCGACGGCCTCGTCAAGGACATCCTCGACCTCGAGCCGCTGCGCGCGAAGTGGGAGAGCTTCGGCTGGAACGTGCTCGAGATCGACGGCAACGACTTCGAGCAGGTGATCCCGGCGCTCGATCGGGCGACCGAGGTGCGCGGCAAGCCGACCGTGATCGTCGCGCACACCATCAAGGGCAAGGGCGTGTCGTTCATGGAAGGCACGCACAAGTGGCACGGCGTCGCGCCGAACGCGGAAGAGCTCGCCCGCGCTCTCGCCGAGGTGCGCGGCGCGGACGGGCAGGGGGACTGA
- a CDS encoding LON peptidase substrate-binding domain-containing protein: MDELPEVIPVFPLPNVVLFPHVDLPLHIFEPRYRDMVRDAMAGDRLIGMVLLRGDWKKNYHGNPEVFPVGCVGRIERFVLLPDGRSNLVLHGLRRFKVIEEIGGRTYRLARVEWCPEVPDPSDAEAPVPRLKSTVSRLFARRERELPGDIWDRLPSDSEELVNTLASGLDLEPIEKLALLECDRICERTERLLEILEFHLAGSAVQGATPRDDEPRH; encoded by the coding sequence ATGGACGAGCTGCCCGAGGTCATCCCGGTCTTCCCGCTGCCGAACGTCGTCCTCTTCCCGCACGTCGACCTGCCGCTGCACATCTTCGAGCCGCGCTACCGCGACATGGTGCGCGACGCGATGGCCGGCGATCGCCTGATCGGCATGGTGCTGCTGCGCGGCGACTGGAAGAAGAACTACCACGGCAACCCGGAGGTCTTCCCGGTCGGCTGCGTCGGGCGCATCGAGCGCTTCGTGCTGCTGCCCGACGGACGCTCGAACCTCGTGCTGCACGGCCTGCGGCGCTTCAAGGTGATCGAGGAGATCGGCGGACGGACCTACCGGCTGGCGCGCGTCGAGTGGTGTCCCGAGGTGCCGGATCCGAGCGACGCCGAGGCGCCGGTGCCGCGCTTGAAGAGCACGGTGTCGCGGCTGTTCGCGCGTCGCGAGCGCGAGCTGCCGGGCGACATCTGGGACCGCTTGCCGTCCGACAGCGAGGAGCTGGTCAACACGCTGGCCTCGGGCCTCGACCTCGAGCCGATCGAGAAGCTCGCGCTCCTCGAGTGCGACCGGATCTGCGAGCGCACCGAGCGCCTGCTCGAGATCCTCGAGTTCCACCTCGCCGGCAGCGCCGTCCAGGGCGCCACGCCGCGCGACGACGAGCCGCGGCACTGA
- a CDS encoding DUF3501 family protein, translating into MRKVRLEDIAGPARYAEMRDEFRRRIIELKRNRRIPLGDRVTLVFENFDTVLFQTQEMLHVERITDLDRVREEIDVYNQLLPNENELSATMLIEITDKERIATELNKLIGIDEHVFMRVGDETFRATFEPGRSTEEKLSAVQYVRFPLSPSAARTFGEPGTEVEIRVEHPQYRASTILTPEQRASLARDLCPE; encoded by the coding sequence ATGCGCAAGGTGAGACTCGAGGACATCGCCGGCCCCGCACGCTACGCGGAGATGCGTGACGAGTTCCGGCGCCGCATCATCGAGCTCAAGCGCAACCGCCGCATCCCGCTCGGCGACCGGGTCACGCTGGTCTTCGAGAACTTCGACACCGTTCTCTTCCAGACGCAGGAGATGCTGCACGTCGAGCGCATCACCGACCTCGACCGGGTGCGCGAGGAGATCGACGTCTACAACCAGCTCCTGCCCAACGAGAACGAGCTGTCGGCGACGATGCTGATCGAGATCACCGACAAGGAGAGGATCGCGACCGAGCTCAACAAGCTGATCGGCATCGACGAGCACGTGTTCATGCGGGTCGGCGACGAGACCTTCCGCGCGACCTTCGAGCCCGGGCGGAGCACGGAGGAGAAGCTGTCGGCGGTGCAGTACGTCCGCTTCCCGCTCAGTCCCTCGGCCGCGCGGACGTTCGGCGAGCCCGGCACGGAGGTCGAGATCCGCGTCGAGCATCCGCAGTATCGGGCGAGCACCATCTTGACGCCCGAGCAGCGCGCGAGCCTGGCGAGGGACCTTTGTCCGGAGTGA
- a CDS encoding transketolase C-terminal domain-containing protein, giving the protein MAKATRVAFGEALAKLGERMPEVVALDADLAGSTNTHFFAKQFPDRFFQLGIAEGNMVSVAAGLALAGKIPFAASFACFLTGRFEQIRVSVAYNRANVKLVGTHAGIGIGEDGYSQMGLEDLALMRSLPNMLVVQPADALETEQAVEAIARHVGPAYLRVTRQKLEDVHRDGYRFTLGALDPLRDGDDVQILATGGVVANALAAAGELAKRGISAGVVNVHTLHPIDQQGLVALAARCPQIVTVEDHGIVGGLGSAVCEALAETTGVRIGRIAVRTFGESGTGEALYEKHGLHAAGIAATVEEFVRSGAPTRASA; this is encoded by the coding sequence ATGGCCAAGGCGACGCGTGTCGCGTTCGGCGAGGCGCTGGCGAAGCTCGGCGAGCGCATGCCCGAGGTGGTCGCGCTCGACGCCGATCTCGCCGGCTCGACCAACACCCACTTCTTCGCGAAGCAGTTCCCCGACCGCTTCTTCCAGCTCGGCATCGCCGAGGGCAACATGGTCTCGGTCGCGGCGGGCCTCGCGCTCGCCGGCAAGATCCCGTTCGCGGCGAGCTTCGCCTGCTTCCTGACCGGACGCTTCGAGCAGATCCGCGTCTCGGTCGCCTACAACCGGGCGAACGTGAAGCTCGTCGGCACGCACGCCGGCATCGGCATCGGCGAGGACGGCTACAGCCAGATGGGTCTCGAGGATCTCGCGCTGATGCGCTCGCTGCCCAACATGCTGGTGGTGCAGCCCGCGGACGCGCTCGAGACGGAGCAGGCGGTCGAGGCGATCGCGCGTCACGTCGGTCCGGCCTACCTGCGCGTCACGCGGCAGAAGCTCGAGGACGTGCACCGCGACGGCTACCGCTTCACGCTCGGCGCGCTCGACCCGCTGCGCGACGGCGACGACGTGCAGATCCTCGCGACCGGCGGCGTGGTCGCGAACGCGCTCGCGGCCGCCGGCGAGCTCGCGAAGCGCGGCATCTCCGCCGGCGTCGTGAACGTGCACACCCTGCACCCGATCGACCAGCAAGGGCTCGTCGCGCTCGCGGCGCGCTGTCCGCAGATCGTGACGGTCGAAGATCACGGCATCGTCGGCGGGCTCGGGAGTGCGGTGTGCGAGGCGCTCGCCGAGACCACCGGCGTGCGGATCGGCCGCATCGCCGTGCGGACGTTCGGCGAGTCGGGCACGGGCGAGGCGCTCTACGAGAAGCACGGGCTCCACGCCGCGGGCATCGCGGCGACCGTCGAGGAGTTCGTGCGCTCGGGCGCGCCGACCCGCGCCAGCGCCTGA
- the glgC gene encoding glucose-1-phosphate adenylyltransferase, with the protein MAATSRRILGMIMAGGEGTRLYPLTRDRAKPAVPFGGKYRLIDFVLSNFVNSGIYSIYVMVQFKSQSLIEHLAAGWKFGGLISEHFISPVPAQMRLGHDWYRGTADAIYQNLNLIENFRPDLVAVFGADHIYRMDIQQMADFHQQREAQVTVATLPVPRHEASSFGIVEVGPDGVIEAFHEKPQDPIEMPGRPGYCLASMGNYIFDADFLVRALQRLADGKSGATDFGKHIIPAHLAERRTYAYDFATNRLPGEPEGKPTYWRDVGTIDAYYEANMDLRAPDPELNLYNVHWPVRTAETPNPPAKFVFDEIGRRGQAVQSVVSEGCIISGGSVSNSVLGRNVFVHSFAQVEDSVIMDGCRIRRHAKVRRAIIDKYVEIPEGETIGYDLERDRQRYMVTDSGIVVIPKQARPTSD; encoded by the coding sequence GTGGCAGCGACCTCGCGACGCATCCTGGGCATGATCATGGCCGGAGGCGAGGGAACGCGCCTCTACCCCCTCACCCGCGACCGCGCGAAGCCGGCCGTCCCGTTCGGCGGCAAGTACCGGCTGATCGACTTCGTGCTGTCGAACTTCGTCAACTCGGGGATCTACTCGATCTACGTGATGGTGCAGTTCAAGTCGCAGTCGCTGATCGAGCACCTCGCAGCGGGTTGGAAGTTCGGCGGCTTGATCTCCGAGCACTTCATCTCGCCCGTGCCGGCGCAGATGCGGCTCGGTCACGACTGGTACCGGGGTACGGCGGACGCGATCTACCAGAACCTCAACCTGATCGAGAACTTCCGCCCCGACCTGGTCGCGGTGTTCGGCGCCGACCACATCTACCGCATGGACATCCAGCAGATGGCGGACTTCCACCAGCAGCGCGAGGCGCAGGTCACCGTCGCGACGCTGCCGGTGCCCCGCCACGAGGCGTCGAGCTTCGGCATCGTCGAGGTCGGCCCCGACGGCGTCATCGAGGCGTTTCACGAGAAGCCGCAGGATCCGATCGAGATGCCGGGGCGTCCGGGCTACTGCCTGGCCTCGATGGGCAACTACATCTTCGACGCCGACTTCCTCGTGCGCGCCCTGCAGCGCCTCGCCGACGGCAAGTCCGGCGCGACCGACTTCGGCAAGCACATCATTCCCGCGCACCTCGCCGAGCGTCGTACGTACGCCTACGACTTCGCGACCAACCGCCTACCGGGCGAGCCCGAGGGCAAGCCGACGTACTGGCGCGACGTCGGCACGATCGACGCCTACTACGAGGCGAACATGGACCTGCGCGCGCCGGATCCCGAGCTCAACCTGTACAACGTCCACTGGCCGGTGCGCACCGCCGAGACGCCCAACCCGCCGGCAAAGTTCGTGTTCGACGAGATCGGGCGCCGCGGTCAGGCCGTGCAGTCGGTGGTCTCCGAGGGCTGCATCATCAGCGGCGGCAGCGTCAGCAACTCGGTGCTCGGGCGCAACGTGTTCGTGCACAGCTTCGCCCAGGTCGAGGACTCCGTGATCATGGACGGCTGCCGCATCCGGCGTCACGCCAAGGTGCGCCGCGCGATCATCGACAAGTACGTCGAGATCCCCGAGGGCGAGACGATCGGCTACGACCTCGAGCGCGACCGCCAGCGCTACATGGTCACCGACTCGGGGATCGTCGTGATCCCCAAGCAGGCGCGCCCGACCTCGGACTGA
- a CDS encoding glutathione S-transferase family protein, producing MLKLYDYPQCPFGQKTRIVLAEKQLDYEMTVVDLRKHEQLEPWFLALNPFHKVPVLVDEDDEEHRTVIYDSTIINEYLEDEYPEPALLPPPGDSAARARVRQLEDYADMAFVLPAGNLLTEHVKPEHERDPEKLRRAKEEVDRAFALLERELQGGKEYLVGNFSLADAAFAPRLLLLVSRGVPLPEGSRALRGYVDRLRQRESIRRLEGL from the coding sequence ATGCTCAAGCTGTACGACTACCCGCAGTGTCCATTTGGACAGAAGACACGCATCGTCCTGGCCGAGAAGCAGCTCGACTACGAGATGACGGTTGTCGATCTGCGGAAGCACGAACAGCTCGAGCCGTGGTTTCTTGCGCTGAATCCGTTCCACAAGGTGCCCGTGCTGGTCGACGAGGACGACGAGGAGCACCGCACGGTCATCTACGACTCGACGATCATCAACGAGTACCTCGAGGACGAGTATCCCGAGCCGGCGCTGCTGCCGCCGCCGGGTGACTCCGCGGCGCGCGCGCGCGTGCGTCAGCTCGAGGACTACGCGGACATGGCGTTCGTGCTGCCGGCGGGCAACCTGCTGACCGAGCACGTCAAGCCCGAGCACGAGCGCGATCCGGAGAAGCTGCGCCGCGCGAAGGAAGAGGTCGATCGCGCGTTCGCGCTGCTCGAGCGCGAGCTGCAGGGCGGCAAGGAGTACCTGGTGGGGAACTTCAGCCTCGCCGACGCCGCGTTCGCGCCGCGCCTGCTGCTGCTGGTGTCGCGCGGCGTGCCGCTGCCCGAGGGCTCGCGCGCGCTGCGCGGCTACGTCGACCGTCTGCGCCAGCGCGAGAGCATCCGCCGCCTCGAAGGGCTCTGA
- a CDS encoding (2Fe-2S)-binding protein — protein sequence MADDADEAERRRMEIVESYKIVCICNKIRRGVIQKAIAAGAVTLDDVRRRTRAATGPCGSKRCGPVIAAMLPRR from the coding sequence GTGGCTGACGATGCAGACGAAGCCGAGCGCCGGCGGATGGAGATCGTCGAGTCCTACAAGATCGTCTGCATCTGCAACAAGATTCGCCGCGGCGTGATCCAGAAGGCGATCGCCGCGGGCGCGGTCACGCTCGACGACGTGCGCCGCCGCACCCGCGCCGCCACCGGACCGTGCGGCTCGAAGCGCTGCGGTCCCGTGATCGCCGCCATGCTGCCGCGACGCTAG
- the moeB gene encoding molybdopterin-synthase adenylyltransferase MoeB, whose translation MHRTFKDIMDEARKVVPEVTVDQVKQRLAGNGHAVHVIDVREKEEYREGHLPGAVSVPRGFLEMKIEETVPDRDAEIIAYCQGGTRSLIAAKILKDMGYRNVVSMAGGFGAWKGAGNAWVADRQFSQDQLQRYSRHFLLPEVGEKGQAKLLDAKVLLIGAGGLGSPTAYYLAAAGVGTIGIVDDDVVDRSNLQRQILHSEDRVGMPKVESAKLTLEGLNPDVKVIGYRERVTSENIMRLIADYDIIVDGCDNFPTRYLVNDACVFANKPNVHGSIFQFEGQATVFYPGKGPCYRCLFPEPPPPGAAPSCAEAGVLGVLPGLVGCVQAVETIKLILGVGNPLVGRLLHFDTLAMEIKQLKLRRDPECPVCGDRPTVTELIDYEEFCGLRGGHGEQPAA comes from the coding sequence ATGCATCGAACCTTCAAGGACATCATGGACGAGGCCCGCAAGGTCGTCCCCGAGGTCACGGTCGACCAGGTCAAGCAGCGCCTCGCTGGCAACGGCCACGCCGTCCACGTCATCGACGTGCGTGAGAAGGAAGAGTACCGCGAGGGGCATCTGCCGGGCGCCGTCTCCGTGCCGCGCGGCTTCCTCGAGATGAAGATCGAGGAGACCGTTCCCGATCGCGACGCCGAGATCATCGCCTACTGTCAGGGCGGCACGCGCTCGCTGATCGCGGCCAAGATCCTGAAGGACATGGGCTATCGCAACGTCGTGTCGATGGCCGGTGGCTTCGGTGCGTGGAAGGGAGCGGGCAACGCCTGGGTCGCGGATCGTCAGTTCTCGCAGGACCAGCTGCAGCGCTACAGCCGCCACTTCCTGCTGCCCGAGGTCGGCGAGAAGGGCCAGGCGAAGTTGCTTGACGCGAAGGTCCTGCTGATCGGCGCCGGCGGCCTCGGCTCGCCGACGGCGTACTACCTCGCGGCGGCCGGCGTGGGCACGATCGGCATCGTCGACGACGACGTCGTCGACCGCTCGAACCTGCAGCGCCAGATCCTGCACTCGGAGGACCGCGTCGGGATGCCGAAGGTCGAGTCCGCGAAGCTCACGCTCGAGGGGCTCAATCCCGACGTCAAGGTGATCGGCTACCGCGAGCGCGTGACGTCCGAGAACATCATGCGGCTGATCGCCGACTACGACATCATCGTCGACGGCTGCGACAACTTCCCGACCCGCTACCTGGTCAACGACGCCTGCGTGTTCGCCAACAAGCCGAACGTGCACGGCAGCATCTTCCAGTTCGAGGGCCAGGCGACGGTCTTCTACCCCGGCAAGGGTCCCTGCTACCGCTGCCTGTTCCCCGAGCCGCCGCCGCCGGGCGCCGCGCCGTCGTGCGCGGAGGCGGGCGTGCTCGGCGTCCTGCCGGGTCTCGTCGGCTGCGTGCAGGCGGTCGAGACGATCAAGCTGATCCTCGGCGTCGGCAACCCGCTCGTCGGCCGGCTGCTGCACTTCGACACGCTCGCGATGGAGATCAAGCAGCTCAAGCTGCGTCGCGATCCGGAGTGCCCGGTGTGCGGCGACCGTCCGACGGTCACCGAGCTGATCGACTACGAGGAGTTCTGCGGCCTGCGCGGCGGGCACGGCGAGCAGCCGGCCGCTTGA
- a CDS encoding histidine phosphatase family protein has protein sequence MQPFPGRGVFYLLRHGETEWNRERRIMGRRPVPLSERGRAQLLELAPHLENLGIARIWTSPLPRARATAELIAERLGGLPVEEEEGLTEVHYADWEGKTFLDLRDDPLFHEFRKDPLGTPFPGGGESLLEVRDRVFAAMGRIASASDGSPAIVVSHGDPLRLILCGCLAMDVAQLRRIRVDNGALSAIELTGDWAEVKFINMRPDLDVMLQLPGATARPREAAR, from the coding sequence ATGCAGCCGTTCCCCGGGCGCGGCGTCTTCTACCTGCTACGGCACGGTGAGACCGAGTGGAATCGTGAGCGCCGGATCATGGGCCGGCGCCCGGTTCCACTCAGCGAGCGCGGGCGCGCACAGCTCCTCGAGCTCGCTCCGCACCTCGAGAACCTCGGCATCGCGCGCATCTGGACGAGCCCGCTGCCGCGGGCGCGCGCGACCGCCGAGCTGATCGCCGAGCGCCTCGGTGGGCTCCCCGTCGAGGAGGAGGAGGGGCTCACCGAGGTCCACTACGCGGACTGGGAGGGCAAGACCTTCCTCGATCTGCGCGACGACCCGCTGTTCCACGAGTTCCGCAAGGACCCGCTCGGGACGCCGTTCCCGGGCGGCGGCGAGAGCCTGCTCGAGGTGCGCGACCGCGTGTTCGCGGCGATGGGCCGCATCGCGAGCGCGAGCGACGGCTCGCCGGCGATCGTCGTGTCGCACGGCGACCCGCTGCGGCTCATCCTGTGCGGTTGCCTCGCAATGGACGTTGCGCAGCTGCGCCGTATCCGCGTAGACAATGGAGCCCTTTCCGCCATCGAGCTGACGGGCGACTGGGCAGAGGTGAAGTTCATCAACATGCGACCCGATCTCGACGTCATGCTGCAGCTGCCGGGGGCGACGGCGCGTCCCCGCGAGGCGGCGCGTTGA
- a CDS encoding rubrerythrin family protein, which translates to MSKLAGTKTHQNLKEAFAGESQANRRYLYFARRADIEGYPDIGGLFRDTSEAETGHAFGHLDFLKEVGDPATGAPIGDTDKNLKSAIEGETYEYTQMYPGFAKTAREEGFAEIAEWFETLARAEKSHAGRFQKGLESLQQQS; encoded by the coding sequence ATGAGCAAGCTGGCCGGCACGAAGACGCACCAGAACCTGAAGGAGGCCTTTGCCGGCGAGTCGCAGGCGAACCGGCGCTACCTCTACTTCGCCCGCCGCGCCGACATCGAGGGCTACCCGGACATCGGCGGTCTGTTCCGCGACACGTCGGAGGCCGAGACCGGTCACGCGTTCGGGCACCTCGACTTCCTGAAGGAGGTCGGCGACCCGGCGACCGGCGCGCCGATCGGCGACACCGACAAGAACCTCAAGTCGGCGATCGAGGGCGAGACCTACGAGTACACGCAGATGTACCCGGGCTTCGCGAAGACCGCCCGCGAGGAGGGCTTCGCGGAGATCGCCGAGTGGTTCGAGACGCTCGCGCGCGCCGAGAAGTCGCACGCGGGACGCTTCCAGAAGGGCCTCGAGAGCCTGCAGCAGCAGAGCTGA
- a CDS encoding transcriptional repressor, with protein sequence MSAIGGRVVEARPQSVTEARPQPVTRQRATRQLDATLRVLSASREHPTAEEVYRAVCRELPGVGRGTVYRNLQKLLAAGRARLVHVHDRAARYDARLDPHDHFVCTRCAMVIDVERGREAEPPTRTRVAGHRVEGRTVTYFGACNACEGNVVQMRRHRARERRD encoded by the coding sequence GTGAGCGCGATCGGCGGGCGTGTCGTCGAGGCGCGTCCGCAGTCGGTGACGGAGGCGCGTCCGCAGCCGGTGACGCGGCAGCGTGCGACGCGTCAGCTCGACGCGACGCTCCGCGTGCTGTCCGCGAGCCGCGAGCACCCGACGGCGGAGGAGGTCTACCGGGCGGTGTGTCGCGAGCTCCCCGGGGTGGGGCGCGGCACGGTCTACCGCAACCTGCAGAAGCTGCTCGCCGCCGGCCGCGCACGCCTGGTCCACGTCCACGACCGCGCGGCGCGCTACGACGCGCGTCTCGACCCGCACGACCACTTCGTGTGCACGCGCTGCGCGATGGTGATCGACGTCGAGCGCGGACGCGAGGCGGAGCCGCCGACGCGCACGCGCGTCGCCGGGCACCGCGTCGAGGGCCGGACGGTGACCTACTTCGGCGCCTGCAACGCCTGCGAGGGCAACGTGGTGCAGATGCGCCGCCACCGGGCGCGCGAGCGCCGGGACTGA